The following nucleotide sequence is from Nitrospinota bacterium.
ATTTGCGGCTCGGCGACCACGTGCTCTTTCCCGTCTTCGATCAGGTAACGGGAAACGGGGCCAACACCATCTATCATGTGGTGTCCCTGGTGGGGGGCATCATCGAGGGCTTTCGGCTAACAGGGAACATAGGCGAAAGAGAGCTCTTGATTGGTGTTACGGATTTCTCTGCCACGTGTATTATTTTGGGCGACGGGGACACCGAACTCAACTCCACCGTCTCCGCCCCCGTGCTGATCCAGTAACCCCCCCCTTTATCCTTCCCCTCGGTTTAACGAGACATGGGGTTTGGCGGAGGTGCACGCGGGCAGATTGAGACTCCCATCCGGCCACCCGGCCGGGCCGCCTTGACATCCCACCCCTTGTAGAAACCAGGCCGAAATCCTCTTACGGGGACGATCGACGCACCCACTCCACCGCGCCGATGCGCTATACTAGAGCGATGAGGCGCACGAGCCCCCTCAGCCTTGGGACGGCTGTGGCCGTTTCGGTATGCCTGGCTGTGTCGGCTGCGTCGGGCGTCGAGGAGGCACCTATGACCGCACCTGAACAGGCCAGCGCGACCATCGCCGAGAACGGTCGGGCTATCGTAAGGCACCTGGCTGAGACCATCGGCCCCCGCAGCCTCTTGAACCCCACGTCCCTGGAGGAAGCGGCCCGCTACATAGAGGAGCGCCTCGCCGAGCTCGGCTACGCCGTCGAGCGCCAGCCCTACGAAGCCCCCGGCGGACACACGGTTCGCAACCTCATCGTCGAGAAGGCGGGCCGTGGGAAGCCGGACGAGATAATCCTCTTCGGGGCCCACTACGACACAGTCCCCTCGACACCCGGGGCCGACGACAACGCCTCCGGTGTGGCGGGTCTTCTCGAGCTCGCCCGCCTGCTGAAGGCTTACGAGAACCGGCGGACCATCCGGCTGGTGGCCTTCACCTGCGAGGAGCCGCCCTACTACCATAGCCGCTGGATGGGAAGCCGCGTCTACGCCAGGGAGGCCCGCAAGCGGGGAGACGACATCATCGCCATGGTGAGCATCGAGATGATAGGCTTTTTCGACGCCTCTATCTCCCAGACTTTCCCCGTCCCGTTCATGAGCTACTTCTATCCAAGTACAGCCGACTTCATCGGCGTCGTGGGAAATCTCTCTTCCCGCCGGCTGGTCACGGCGGTTAGGGAGGCTATGCGGCGAGGGGGGGCCATCGGGGTAGAGAGCATCACGGCCGTAAGCGTCGTGCCGGGCATTGATTTTTCCGACCACGCCTCTTTCTGGCGAGAGGACTATCGGGCGGTCATGGTCACCGACACCGCCTTCTACCGAAGCCCCCACTACCACGGCCCCTCGGACACTCCTGACACCCTCAACTACGAATCCTTCGCCGAGGTCGTAAGGGGCCTCTACCAGGCAATCTTAGAGCTTGACGAGGGGGAGTGAGGAGGGTCTCCCGGTGTAATGGGAGCGCTGCGGAGAGAGAATAGACCAGGCGAGTCTCTGGCGTCACGATGCCACGACGGAGTCCACGGCGGCCTCCAGGTCCGGCAGTCCGGCGGCGGCCCCTTTTACGGCGTAGAGGAAGAACTCCCGGTTTCCCTTCGGCCCTTTGAGGGGCGAGGCAATAAGGCCCGCCACCGTAAGCCCCAGGGCTTGGGCCGACTCGGCCACCTCCAGAATCACACGGCGGTGCTTGGCCCGATCCCGAACCACACCTCCCCTGCCCACCTCTCCGCGCCCCACCTCGAACTGGGGCTTGACGAGGCCAAGCAGCCATCCGCCCTCCTTGATGAGTGGCGCGAGGGGGGGGAATATTAGCCGAAGGGAGATGAAGGCCACATCGATAGTAGCCCCGTCGAGGGGTTCGGGGATGTGCTCGTCCGACAGGTAGCGGGCGTTGAGTTCCTCCAGGACGACCACCCGTGGGTCGGCCCTGAGAGCGGCGTCTATAAGACCTTTGCCCACATCTACTGCGTAGATTTTCCCTGCGCCGTGCTGCAATAGGCAGTCGGTGAAGCCACCCGTCGATGCGCCGAGGTCTGCGCAGACGGCCCCCTCAAGGGGGGGGTCGAAGGTGTCGAGGGCGGCCTTCAGCTTCTCGCCGCCGCGGGAGACGTAGGGGGGAATCTCTAGGAGGGCGATTTCGGCCTCGGCGGAGACGGCCTTGCCGGCCTTATCGACCACTGCGCCGTCAACGACGACCCGACCGGCGAGGATTAGGGCCTGGGCCCGGCTGCGTGTCGCCGCCAGGCCGCGCTCGATGAGGAGCTTATCCAGTCGAACCCCGGCCATGGCTCATCGGCAGGGGATGACGGGCCTCAAGGGCCTGCTGGACGCTGGCGGCAATTCCCTCGGCGTCAAGGCCGTACGTGCGCCGAAGGAGCTCCGGGGAGCCCTGTTCGATTAGGCGGTCGGGTAGCCCGATCCGGTGGACCTTCGTCTCGAAGAGCCGGGCGGTCTCCAGAACCTCCAGAACGGCGCTACCGAAACCACCTGCGAGGGCGTTCTCCTCGACGGTGACTAGGAAACCCACCTGGCGGGCCTGCTCGCAGAGCAGGGCGTTATCGATGGGCTTGATGAAGCGGGCGTTGACCACGGACGTCTCGATCCCCTCCTCGGCAAGTAGATCGGCCGCCTCGTAGGCCGACCAGACCGTGGAGCCGAAGGCCCAAATGGCCACGTGCCGGCCGGGCTTAAGCAGCTCGGCCTTGCCGACCTCGAGAGGCTGCAGCGCCTCGTCCCGCTCCTTCCCGAATCCAGCTCCTGAAGGAAAGCATATGGCAGTCGGGCCGGCCCGTTGGAGGGCCGTCTTGAGCATGGGGCCTAGCTCGCTCTCGTCCTTAGGGGCCATGAGCACCATGTTGGGCGCGAGCCGGAGATAAGAGATGTCGAAGGCCCCGAGGCGGCTGGGGCCCCTTTCGCCCGACAGGCCAGCGCACTCGACGGCGAAGGTCACCGGGAGGCTCTGGAGGCAGACATCGTTGAGCACCTGGTCGAAGCTCCGTTGGAGGGCGGTGGACGGGATGAGCACGACCGGCTTAAGGCCCTGGCAGGCCAGCCCCGCGGCGAAGGCCGCGGCGTGCTGCGTTGCGCGGCCCACGTCGTAGAAGCGATTCGGAAACCGCTTGGCGAAGGGCTTGAGCCCGCTCCGCTCCGTCATGCCTGCGGTCACGGCGACGATGGAAGGGTCCTCCTCGGCCAGCGCCACGAGGATTTCAGCGAAGTCCTCCGCGTAGGTGGGCTGGCCTGTCTTCGCCTTAGGCCGGCCCGATGCGGGATCGAAGGCTCCGACGGCATGATACACTCCGGGGTACTGCTCGCTGGGCCGGTAGCCCTTGCCCTTTCGCGTAACGACGTGGACGACGACAGCACGCTCCATAGCTCTGGCGGCCTCAAATGCTTGGGTTAGGTGCCGAATATTGTGACCCTTGATGGGCCCGAGATAAGCGAATCCCATTTCCCGAAAGCGCTTAGCCGGGCCAAGGAGACCTCTTACGGCCTCCTCTAGGCGGGCCCCGACCGAGGAGACCGGCTCGCCCACGACGGGGACTACCCGTATTAGTCCAAGGACGCCGTTACGGAGCTTCGTATAGAGTCGGCCTGAGAGCATTCTACTCAGAAAGGCCGAGAAGGCTTCAATGAGGGAGGCTGGGGCGAACGCATTGTCGTTCAAGACGACAAGCATCTTCTTGCCGAGGCGGCCCGCGTGAGTTAGGCCTTCGACGGCGACCCCTGCCGTAATGGCGCCGTCGCCGATTATTGCGACCACATCGTGGTCATCGCCCTTTAGATCCCTGGCTTCAACGAACCCCACGCCCGCCGAGAGGGAGGTGGAGCCATGGCGCGCGTGGTAAAGGTCGTATGGGCTCTCCCGCCGCTGCCCGACCTCCGAGATACCCTGGTCCTGGTCCGGGGGTGCGAAGCGCTCCCGTTGGCCTGTGAGCAGCTTATGTGTGTATGTCTGATGGCCTCCATCCCATATGAACTTGTCGCGCGGCGCGCTGAAGACGGTGTGGAGTGCGATGGTGAGCTCCACGGCTGCGAGGTTGCTCGCGAGGTGCCCCCCCCTGGAGGCCACCGCCTCGATGATGGATTTACGGACCTCGGCGGCGAGCGCCTTAAGCTGCTTCTCGGTAAGGTGCTTGAGGCTCTCAGGCCCTTGAATCGTGGAGAGAATGGGCCTCATCTCTAGCTTTTCCACATGAACTCCGTTTGCTTACCGTCGCCTCGCCACGACGAAGAGGGCCAGCTCCACCAGCAACTCCCCCCCGTCGCCAATCGGCTCCAAGGCTCCACAGGCGTCCTCGACCAATCGGTCTGCCTCTGCTCGCGAGGCCTCGAGGCCGTGGAGGGAAGGGTAGGTCGCTTTGGCGTGGGCCTCATCTCCCCCGGTGGCTTTTCCGAGGGTTGTCTCATCACCCACCACGTCGAGAATGTCGTCGACAATCTGGAAGGCAAGGCCTACCGACAGCCCATAACGGCCGAGCGCCTCGACGGCCTCAGGGTTCCCACCCCCCAGCAGGGCCCCTGTCACCGTGCTCGCGCGTATTAGAGCCGCCGTCTTGTCGGTGTGTATGGCGGTGAGGCCCGCCTCATCGATCTCGCGGCCCTCGGCCTCAAGGTCAGCCACCTGACCGCCGACCATGCCGGAGGCCCCGGCAGCCTCAGCCACGGTGCGTACGACATCCATCAGCACGGCTGGCTCCACCGGCCCCCCGTACAATACGGGGTCGCTCAAGAGCTTGAATGCGTAAGTCAAGAGGGCGTCACCGGCGAGGATTGCCATGGCCTCGCCGAAAACCATGTGGCTCGTGGGCCGGCCGCGCCGGACGTCGCCGTCGTCCATGGCGGGCAGGTCATCGTGGATGAGGCTGTAGGTGTGGATGCACTCCAGGGCGCAGGCGGCCGGCAGGGCCTTTGCCTCCTCGCCGCCAACAGCCTCGGCCGCCGCCAGACAGAGAATGGACCGAAGACGCTTGCCGCCGGCAAAGAGGCTGTAGCGCATCGCCTCATGGAGGGTCGCCGGGGGTGCGTCGGCCGTGGGCAACCACTTATCCAGCGTCCGATCCACCACCTCCCGCTTTACTGCCAGATAGTCCTCAAGGTCTCTCACGGCTTCGTTTCCTCTTCATCGGCCTCTGGCTCTGGAGGGTCGGCGGCGAAGAGGCCCTCGTGCTCCAGGGCGAGTAGCTCGATTTTCTGCTCGGCCTCCTGGAGCTTATCGGCGCAGAAGCGGGCCAGCTTGATACCTTCCTCGAATAGCTTGAGCGATTTCTCGAGGTCGATTTGGCCATCTTCAAGCTGCTCGACAATGGCCTCAAGCCTTTTGATTGCTTTCTCGAACTTCATC
It contains:
- a CDS encoding M20/M25/M40 family metallo-hydrolase translates to MTAPEQASATIAENGRAIVRHLAETIGPRSLLNPTSLEEAARYIEERLAELGYAVERQPYEAPGGHTVRNLIVEKAGRGKPDEIILFGAHYDTVPSTPGADDNASGVAGLLELARLLKAYENRRTIRLVAFTCEEPPYYHSRWMGSRVYAREARKRGDDIIAMVSIEMIGFFDASISQTFPVPFMSYFYPSTADFIGVVGNLSSRRLVTAVREAMRRGGAIGVESITAVSVVPGIDFSDHASFWREDYRAVMVTDTAFYRSPHYHGPSDTPDTLNYESFAEVVRGLYQAILELDEGE
- a CDS encoding TlyA family RNA methyltransferase, whose translation is MAGVRLDKLLIERGLAATRSRAQALILAGRVVVDGAVVDKAGKAVSAEAEIALLEIPPYVSRGGEKLKAALDTFDPPLEGAVCADLGASTGGFTDCLLQHGAGKIYAVDVGKGLIDAALRADPRVVVLEELNARYLSDEHIPEPLDGATIDVAFISLRLIFPPLAPLIKEGGWLLGLVKPQFEVGRGEVGRGGVVRDRAKHRRVILEVAESAQALGLTVAGLIASPLKGPKGNREFFLYAVKGAAAGLPDLEAAVDSVVAS
- a CDS encoding 1-deoxy-D-xylulose-5-phosphate synthase is translated as MRPILSTIQGPESLKHLTEKQLKALAAEVRKSIIEAVASRGGHLASNLAAVELTIALHTVFSAPRDKFIWDGGHQTYTHKLLTGQRERFAPPDQDQGISEVGQRRESPYDLYHARHGSTSLSAGVGFVEARDLKGDDHDVVAIIGDGAITAGVAVEGLTHAGRLGKKMLVVLNDNAFAPASLIEAFSAFLSRMLSGRLYTKLRNGVLGLIRVVPVVGEPVSSVGARLEEAVRGLLGPAKRFREMGFAYLGPIKGHNIRHLTQAFEAARAMERAVVVHVVTRKGKGYRPSEQYPGVYHAVGAFDPASGRPKAKTGQPTYAEDFAEILVALAEEDPSIVAVTAGMTERSGLKPFAKRFPNRFYDVGRATQHAAAFAAGLACQGLKPVVLIPSTALQRSFDQVLNDVCLQSLPVTFAVECAGLSGERGPSRLGAFDISYLRLAPNMVLMAPKDESELGPMLKTALQRAGPTAICFPSGAGFGKERDEALQPLEVGKAELLKPGRHVAIWAFGSTVWSAYEAADLLAEEGIETSVVNARFIKPIDNALLCEQARQVGFLVTVEENALAGGFGSAVLEVLETARLFETKVHRIGLPDRLIEQGSPELLRRTYGLDAEGIAASVQQALEARHPLPMSHGRGSTG
- a CDS encoding polyprenyl synthetase family protein, coding for MRDLEDYLAVKREVVDRTLDKWLPTADAPPATLHEAMRYSLFAGGKRLRSILCLAAAEAVGGEEAKALPAACALECIHTYSLIHDDLPAMDDGDVRRGRPTSHMVFGEAMAILAGDALLTYAFKLLSDPVLYGGPVEPAVLMDVVRTVAEAAGASGMVGGQVADLEAEGREIDEAGLTAIHTDKTAALIRASTVTGALLGGGNPEAVEALGRYGLSVGLAFQIVDDILDVVGDETTLGKATGGDEAHAKATYPSLHGLEASRAEADRLVEDACGALEPIGDGGELLVELALFVVARRR
- a CDS encoding exodeoxyribonuclease VII small subunit, encoding MSEMKFEKAIKRLEAIVEQLEDGQIDLEKSLKLFEEGIKLARFCADKLQEAEQKIELLALEHEGLFAADPPEPEADEEETKP